GAGCTGGATTTACAATTAGGAATAAAGCTTCAATCCGACGATCAAAGGAGCGCACCATCAAATCTGCGGAGCCAGCATACACTTTTGGCTGGCCGCCGTGGTGAAAGTAAAACAAGCGCGAATGCTCGAGGTAGTCGCCTACGATGCTGCGCACCTCAATATTTTCGCTTAGGCCCGGCCGGCCCGGCCGTAGGCAGCAAATGCCCCGTACAATAAAGCGAATGGGTACACCCGCCTTGCTGGCCCGATAAAACTCATCAATCATTTCCTTGTCCTCCAAGGAGTTCATCTTCATCACAATACCACTGGGCAGTCCTTTTTTCGCGTTTCGGACCTCCTCGCGAATTAGATGTATGAGTTGCTGACGCATATCTTTCGGCGCCGTAATCAGGTACTCGTAGTCGTCGGGCTGGGAATGGCCCGTAATTACGTTGAAGAATTCTGACACGTCGTGGCCATACACATCGTTGGTCGTCAGCAAGCTAACGTCGGTGTAAATGCGTGAGGTCTGCTCGTTGTAATTGCCAGAGCCTAAGTGCACGTAACGCGTCACCTTCTCCCCTTCTTTACGGATAATCATGAGCATCTTAGTGTGCGTCTTGTACTTGCTCACCCCATAGATGACAAAGCAGCCTGCTTTCTCCAGTTTGGCCCCCTCCCGAATATTGCGCTCCTCATCAAAGCGCGCTTTCACTTCAAATAACACAGATACGTGCTTGCCGTTTTCGGCCGCTTTCAGCAGCGCCGCTGTCACCCGTGAATCGTCGGCTAATCGGTAAATGGTTTGCTTGATGCCTAGCACATGCGGATCCTCGGCAGCCCGCTCCAAGAGACGCACAACCGGATCGATGCTGTTGTAGGGGTGATGCAGAAGTACATCATGATGCTTGAGGTACTCAAACATGTTGTCTTCAGCACCCTCAGGTAAGCTTAGCGGCGGTACAGGGGATGGTTGACGGGCTGCTTTTCCCCGAAAGTTGGGGTGCTTAATAACTTGCAGCAGCCCTTTCATATCAATCATGGAGTTGATAACGAACACATTGCCATTATCAATTTTCCAGCGCTCCTTCAGAACAGTCATTAAAACTGGTGACGCATCCTTCTCCACTTCCAGACGCACCACGCGACCTTTCTTCCGAGTTTTTAAACCAACCTGAATTTCTTTGATAAAATCTACGTCGATGTCGTCTGATTCTTCTAGCGTAAAATCGCCGTTACGGGTGATACGAAACAGGTTGGCCGACTCTATCTCGACGTTGCGAAACAGCTTAGGCAAGTTAGCCCGCACGATTTCTTCGATAGGCACAAAAATCACCTTGTCTTTGCGCGTCAGCTCAAAAAAGCGAGACAGATTCTGCGGAATCTGTACAAAGGTGAGGCGTTCCTGCCCCTTCTCTCCTTCTGCTTCCGTGCGTGTTACCACCCCCAGAATTAGCATCTGATTCATCATTAGGGGGAAGCCATGGTAGGAATCATACACCATCGGCGTCAGCAGCGGGAACAGCGTGTTTTTGAAGTAGCCATCCGCCTTCTTCAACTCCAGCTCCGTCAGCTCATCCATCCGCAGAATGTTGAAGCCGTTTTTCTCAAACTGTGGCTTCAGCTCATTCAGGTACGTGAGGGATTGGTCGTTTACAAAACGGTGCGCAAAATCCAATAGCTTACGCCGAAACGGCATTTCCCGCAGCCCCGAATAGTCGATACGCTCCTTACCGTAGTCGATATAGTTATAGAGCGAACCAAGCCGAATCATGAAAAACTCGTCGAGATTGGAGCAGGTAATACTCATGAATCGCAGCCGATCAAACAAGGTGCGCGACGGATCTTTGGCTTGGTCGAGGACGCGATAATTAAAGCGCAGCCAGCTTAAGTCGCGGCTGATATACTTGCTTTTGCGGATAAGGTCAGCTGATTTGAAGAGTTTCATAGCGAAGAATAAGGCGCAAGTGGCAAGTTACAGCGCCACACTTGTCATTCCGAACAGAGAAAGGAATCTATCCTAGTTGTTACTAAAAGATAACTCCAAAATCTGGATCATGGTATGCCTTGGTTGATGTAGTTATAAACAAAAAAGCCCCCAGCGTGCTGGGGGGCTTTTTTTCTACTATTGCCTCTATACGTCCAGCTTGGCGTACTTGGCGTTTTTCTCGATGAACTCACGGCGCGGCGCTACTTCGTCGCCCATGAGCATAGAGAACAAATGGTCAGCTTCAGCAGCCGATTCTACGTCTACACGCTTCAACGAACGGGTATCGGGCTGCATCGTGGTGGTCCAGAGCTGCTCGGCGTTCATTTCTCCCAGACCTTTGTAGCGCTGCACGTTCACCGTTTCGGGCTTACCGCGGCCTAGCTCATCCTGAGCGGTTTGGCGCTCCTGTTCGGTCCAGCAATACCGCTCTTCCTTACCACGCTTCACCAGATACAGCGGTGGCAGCGCAATATAGATGTAGCCATTGTCAACCAGTGGCTTCATGTAGCGGAAGAAGAACGTCAGAATCAGGGTCCGAATGTGCGAACCGTCAATATCAGCATCGGTCATGATGATGATTTTGTGGTAACGCAGCTTCGTGATGTTCAGACCTTTAGGATCCGCTTCAATGCCAGCCTCTACATCGGCAGGCGTGCCAAACGACACACCCAACGCGGTAATCATGTTCTTGATTTCCTCGTTTTCGTAGATGCGGTGCTCCTGCGCTTTCTCCACGTTCAGGATCTTACCCCGTAGTGGCAGAATAGCTTGGAAAGCCCGGTTGCGTCCCTGCTTAGCGGTACCGCCAGCCGAGTCGCCTTCGACCAGATATAACTCGCAGATTTCAGGGTTCGACTCGGAACAGTCGGCCAGCTTACCCGGCAAAGAGTTGGAGCCCAGTACCGTCTTGCGTTGCACCATCTCACGGGCCTTACGAGCCGCAATACGGGCGCGAGCCGCTAGAATCACCTTCTCAACGATGATGCGAGCCTCTTTGGGATTCTCCTCCAAGTATTGGTTCAGGATTTCGCCTACGGCCTGGTTTACAGCGCCACTTACGTCGGAGTTACCTAGCTTAGTCTTGGTCTGGCCTTCAAACTGGGGCTCCTGCACCTTTACCGAAATAACGGCGGTCAGGCCTTCGCGGAAGTCGTCGCCTTGAATCTCCACCTTCGCTTTTTCCAGCATACCCGACTTATCGGCGTAAGCTTTCAGTGTACGCGTCAGGGCTGAGCGGAAGCCAGCAACGTGCGTACCACCTTCGATGGTGTTAATGTTGTTGACGTAGCTAAAAATGTGCTCCTGATAGGAGTCATTGTATTGCAAAGCTACTTCTACCGGCGTGCCACCTTTTTCACTAATTACGTGAATAGGCTTCGGCATCAGCACCGTACGACCCGCATCAAGGTAGCCAACAAACTCACTCAGACCACCCTCTGAGTAAAACTCCTCGTAAAGGAATTTGCCGTCTACGTCGTTGTCGCGGCGGTCAGTGAGAGTGATACGAATGCCTTTATTTAGGTAAGCCAGTTCGCGCAGACGAGTAGCAATGGTTTCGTACTTGTATACCGACTCCGAGAAGATGGTATCATCAGGCAGAAATTCTACCTGCGTACCGTGTTCTTCGGTATCGCCAATTTGCTTTACCGGATACTGCGGGACCCCGATTTTATACTCCTGTTCGTAGAGGTGACCGTTGCGACGCACGGTTACTTTCAGGTCTTTGCTCAGTGCATTTACGCAACTCACGCCTACACCGTGCAAACCGCCAGAAACCTTATAGGAATCCTTGTCAAATTTGCCCCCCGCGTGAAGCACGGTCATCACGACCTCCAAAGCCGACCGACCTTCTTTTTGGTGGAAGTCGACAGGGATGCCACGACCATTATCGCGGACGGTAACTGAGTTATTTTCGTTGATGGTAACTTCTATTCGGTCGCAGTGGCCTGCCAGGGCTTCATCGATAGAGTTATCGACTACTTCCCACACCAAATGGTGTAAGCCTTTAACCCCAGTATCACCAATGTACATCGATGGCCGCTTGCGTACGGCTTCCAGTCCTTCCAGTACTTGAATACTATCCGCAGAGTACTCAGCGGGGACTCTTTTCTCTTTCGTTTCGCTCATGGAATGCGGGTAAATTCAGCGTCAGTGTTAATAGGCAAAGATACCATTTTTAATCGGTTTTTGCCAGCCACGACCGGATTTTGCCCCCCATACTCGTGCTACTAAAAGACGCATTTTTCTACCATCAGATTGTCCACCGCACCTCCCTTTTTATGTGCACAAACTTACCAGCGCTATTTCGTCTGCCAAGCTGTTTGAGTTCATTTCAGTTAGCCCGATATAGCTAGTACGCACAGGCTAAAATGTCTCTATAGCTACTCCGTACTACCGCAGTAGAATCAACTCAATGATATGTTGAAGAAACGATACTGAGGCAAAAACTCAAGGTGCGGAACTACTAGCTTCTCGGACTAGTTCTGAAACCTTCTACCTTTGCTTGTATGTCACACGAAGTTGCCAATATCACCTTAGCTGAAGCTACTCGTCACGCGCCCTATATTGAGTACGCTCGCTGTCTGAATGCCGAGGATCGTCCTTTTAATCATATTGGCGACTGGCCAGAGCAAGGACAATTCTATCCCGTGCGCGTCGTCGATTCTCATTTGGAAGGCATTCCATTAGTGCACGTGTTAGGCTTCCAAGCCGAAGCGCCATACTTTAACGCCTTTGCTCCACATCGCTTCGAGTTATTATATACTGTTTGGTTGAACTAGGCAATCCGTTTTCAACGCAAAATCATAGAAAAGCTCCCCAGTAATATACTGGGGAGCTTTTCTATGATTGATGACACTCTAAGAATATATACTGCCCTCGGGTTTGGGATATTAGCGCTCTACTTATTAGTTAGCAACGATTATAGATTGAGACGAGCTAAGCGTTCCGCTTTCTACGCGTAGTAGATAGCGTCCGGCGGTCAAGCCAATCAATGAGAAGGCAGCATCTTTTGTATCCTGACGCCCAAAATTTTGAGTACGACACAGTCTTCCCTGCATATCGTACAGCTTTGCATCAACGGCCTTATTTTGAATAATGTCGGCAGCGAATGAGATATATACCTTCTCGGTTGCTTGTGTAGGATAAGCTGTGAACCATGATTTCAAAGCCTTCGTCGAGCCTGATTGAGAAGACAAAACCAGATTTTTATTTTCAGATGCGCCAATATTACCTGTAGTTCCTAATGGAGCAGTAGGGTTGCCAAAATAGTCGCGTGAGCCTGTAGCTAAGCCAAACTCGCTACGAAGGTTCAGCCCCGCGCCGAGCAGGCTCGACGAAGGAAGTAAGGTGTATTCAACCTCAGCGTATTTAGCCGTAGTGAAGGTGCGTTGCGCGACCACTGGATTTACGCCTGACTGTATAAGCTCTGGGTTAGCGATAATGCCGCAGGCTTTTGCGCCTATTTGCTCCTGCCCTGCCGCGGCCCTCCAAGCAGCAAGTGTGGTAAAGCGCGTGCCACCCCACCACATAGTCACTTCTGCATCATCTGTCCAGTAGCAGTTCCCTTGAAATCTTACATCATTTGTTGCGGCTCCATCAATACTCATAATAGATAAACCACCTGTAGTATGCAAAACGTTGTTTTGCAAAGTGATATCGCTGACGCCCCCACTCATTACATACACAGCTTTGGGCCTAGAGCCATTAGCAGGCGGCGATAGAAAAATGGTATTGTTGTATATGGAAGCGCGTTGGATACCACCATTGTCTCCTGAAGACCACAGCTGAATAGAGCCCTGATTATTGTGCTGAGCATCATTAACGCTGATGTTGTAGCGAATTGTTACGTCCGTAAGAGGTGAAGCACCAGGAAATTGGGCAATCAAGTAACCCGGACCGTCATTGTCGTGCGAATAATTGTATTGCAGCACTGAATTAGTGCAGCCTCCATCCAAATCAAACCCACCACCATCGTGTGCCATGCCAGTGCGATTATGGTGCGACTCGCATTCTTGAATTATCAGGTTGTTACAGCTCCAACCCCAGATACCCACTGGCCCCCATTCGCATATGAGTTGAGCCACCCATTATTATAAGCTTCACAGTGCTCAATTAAAGCGCCATCGATACCTCCCAGAACGATACCGTTGCCAGTGTGATGCGAAGTAATATCTTGCCGACCAGAGTTATCATATGCTTTACAGTTAGCTATATACCAATCCGCATGGGCAGCCAAATCTTCAGCATAGGAAGAAATACCGGCGCTCCCATTAGCGTGGGCTTTAGAATTGGTTATTCTTACATTCTTATAACCGCTGCCTCCATTCCAACTACCAATCGAGATACCCGTTGACTGATAACCGCTGACATCGAGACTATCAATCCTAATGTGGTTTAGCTTAGTGTTGGTTGAGTCAAGGTAAAATATGACTCCTGAATCCTTATTTATCAAACGCCCCGCACCTACAAAATTCAAGCGGCGCAACTCAATTCCTGCCATATTATAGCCGTAAAAGCCGTACGAGTTTCCACTTTCTACGGTGGCAGTACCACGACCATAAGAGCTGATAATTATTGGCTTGTGGTCTGTACCTTGACTATTTCCCCTCAACCAGATGCTTCCTTTAAATATCTCACCACCAGCGAATAAAATACGATCACCTGGTTTGTACGTTTCTAAGTTTACCCTCTCAATAGATTTCCACGCATCTTTTGCAGACAAACCGGAATTATTATCGCTTCCCGTTGCATTTACATAATAGGTGCTCGCTATTACAGGAGAACACATCAAGAGAAGTATGAACTGAAGAAGGGTAGCGGTTAGTCTCATCTTGCTTTTTTTAAAGCTAATAAGCAAACCATATACCGGTTAGTCTATATCAATATGAATATTTGATAAGCTTTTTTGATATTTTGGAGCATTTTCACTTGTTTAAATGATATTTCATACCCAAAAATGTTAAAGTATAATTGTCGAATTAAGACAGTTATAGTTCAATTAGCCGTAGTATGACTTCATATTGACTTTACGAGATATATTATGCTATAAATGCATTATTCACTTTGACCAATAGACATAAGAGGAGTTAAAACTTAAGATAGTTATTTTATAATTTATTAAAGATGCATTCTGACCCCGAAGGGTTGTTAAGCTGTTGTTGTAAGTATCTTTTAGCGCTAACTATATTCAGTAAGTTTGTAACAGCACAACTATGAAAAAGGCAGATAATATTTTAGCATGGCTGAGCAATCACAAGAGCGCATAATTACAGCAAATTCCTATTTTCCTGCTCTAACAGGGGTCCGTGCAGTTGGCGCCTATATGGTATTCGTTTATCACATAGTGAATAGCGATCCAGTAAGCTTTCTCTCAGGGAAATCGTTAGGAATAGAATGGCTTACCCGGCTTAGTTTAGAAGCCCACATAGGAGTTACTATTTTTTTTGTTCTCAGTGGTTTTCTGATTACAGCCCGGTACGCAAATGGGCTTAGTTTTACTAAATCCTGGTTTAGGCGCTATATACAAAACCGCTTCGCTCGCATTTACCCTATTTACTTTATATTAACGGTATTTACTTTTTTTATAATGACTCATAAGTATAGCAATAATTGGTATGAGTGGGGAGCTTCGTTTACACCTTTAGATAAAGTAGTAACTATTATCCTCAATGCCACCATTACTCGCGCTTACTTCTCTAATTTTGTATTTATAGGTATACCAACTGCATGGACTTTAACCGTAGAGGAAACATTTTATCTGAGCGCGCCATTTTTACTTTTGGGTGTACGGCAGAATGCTAAAGCACTTTACTTATATCCATTAATTCTACTAACCACTGGATTGTTTTTAGTATCTTTTTGTTCTCGCTATTTACCGTACTACGGTCTAATGGCGGGCATTGACTTTATGCTGGGAGCAACCTTTTTTGGGCGTTGTATTGAATTTTTGATGGGTATGGGCCTTGCGCTGTGGATGAATAAACGAGTAGAGGATAAAGACAAACATTCCTTCACACATGCAACTGTGTATGGTGTAACTGGTATTATCACTGGAGCATTGCTGTTAGCGCTAATTCAGTACTTTATCGAAAAGGACACTCCAGCTAATTCATATATGGTATTTATTGTTAATACTGTTCTATTACCAATTCCGATCGTTTTATTATTCTGGGGACTCATCCGGGAGCGCACTTGGTTACAATCGATTTTACAATCACGGCTGCTTATCCTATTAGGGAAAAGCTCCTATATATTTTATTTAATCCATTTGGGAGCAATAGACTTTGTATTCACTCATTATGTGAGCGATCATTGGTTGGCACGTTTGGTAGCGTATACTTTACTTTCAATTACACTATACCACTTAATCGAGAAGCCAATGCAAAAACTTTTGCGAGCCAAGCCTCTGGAAATTAAGAAGCAAACTTCCACTGCAGTAGTTTGAAGTGCATTCTTCAAAACAAAGTCGAGGTAGTGCTGACATCAGCTGAGCAATCGTATTTCAGCTTAAGATTTAAAACCAAAAGCCCCCTGGTATATATACCAGGGGGCTTTTGGTTAGTGTACCCCGTAAGAGATTCGAACTCCTGACCTACTGCTTAGAAGGCAGCCGCTCTATCCAACTGAGCTAACGAGGCAAAATAAACTCATAAAAAAGGCCTTTTGCGAAATGCAAAAGGCCTTTTTTGGGAAAATCGTCGGGGTGGCAGGATTCGAACCTGCGGCCTCCTGCTCCCAAAGCAGGCGCGATACCGGGCTACGCTACACCCCGAAAAGAGAATGAGGAATAAGAACTGAGAGTGAAGAATCTGTTTGCAATTCCTCATTGCTCATTCTGTATTCCCCATGGAAAAGGAACGCGGAGAGAGGGGGATTCGAACCCCCGGTAGCCTTTAGAGCTACGGCAGTTTAGCAAACTACTGGTTTCAGCCACTCACCCATCTCTCCAAAACAGGTCTCTTCCGGTCGAAGAGTGCGCAAATATACAACTAGAAGCGAAAAATCAGCCTTCTCCAAAAAAAATATCTTCCTTTACGCATCCTACTATATCAGTTTTTACCTGGCAATCGGCGGTTATATTTGTCGCAGTAGCCTGAGTCAGTGCATAGTTGGGCAGCCAGAACACTCCATTCCAATACCTGCTGCATTCCTCGAAGTTTTTTATGAATTGGGCATATCCCCTATCGTGGCTTGAGTTGACTTGCCTTGGTATCTTCTTGATCCTCTATATAGGCTATGCGTTACGCACGAGGCGCTTGGCGGCCCCCTTGGGTCAGCGGGGCTGGCACTTGGGCTGGAAACTACTTTTGCGAACAGCTTACTTTGGGCTGTTTATAATGGCTTTGCTTGGCCCGGCTTACGGCGTTACACAACAGCCCGTACGTACAGCAGGCAAAGATGTATGGCTGCTCGTGGATCTGTCGCGCTCCATGGATGCAACTGATGTAATACCGTCTCGCCTGCAAAAAGCAAAATTGGAGCTTTCGCAACTGATTAACCGCTTTCAGGCTGATCGAATTGGGTTGCTGGTTTTTGCGGCTGATGCCTTTGTGCAATGTCCGCTGACCTATGACCAAAGTGCGCTCCGCTTATTTATTTCAACGCTGCAAACCAACTTAGTACCCGTGGGCAGTACTGACTTTGTGCCACCGCTAGAATTAATTCTTGCCCGTATGGAAGCAACCAGCCGGCCGGCTGGTTCGGTGGCGCGCGCAACTGCGGTAGTTGTTATAAGTGATGGCGAAGACTTTGGGGAGAACATCGAGCCTACTCTCCGCCTGTTGGCTCGCTCGGGGGTACGCCTGTTTACGGTGGGCGTTGGCACCTTGGAAGGTGCCCGCATTCCACGCCTCAGTGGTGGTGGCTTCATCCGCGATAACAAAGGCCGTGAAGCCGTTACGCGGCTAATGCCTACTACACTACGGCGCCTCTCCCAGCAAACTGGGGGGCAATATTTTGAACTGACTGATCAGCGCAATGAATTTCCCCAGTTAGTTAATGCTCTGAATAGGCTTGAGGGCCAAGCTGAGCAGGTGCGTACCGTGGCCGTGGCCGACAACCGCTACCGGCTGCCGCTACTATTAGCATTAGTACTGCTGACGCTGGATATCATCTTTACTGTTCGCGTAATACGGCCATGAAAAATGTGCTGCTCCTTGTTTTACTGCTGATCGGAGGGTGGGGAGGATTCACCCGCATCCGTGACCGGAATGTAGCCGTGCAGGAAGGAGCTACCGCGTATGCACGCCAGAATTTTGCCGGTGCTGCGCGGGCTTACCAACGGGCCGTGGAAGAATTGGGAACCAAGGATGAAGCAGTAATCCTGAATCTGGCTCATGCTTCTACCCGAATTGGTCGCGAGGCCGCAGCCAGATCATACTACAGCCGTTTGGTTACCAGCAAAACACCTGCTTTACGCAGCGTGGCGCAACAACAGCTGGCTGTGCTGGCTGTGCAAAGAGGTGAATTTGCCCAAGCCGTAACGTTATTGCGACAGTCGTTATTGGCTGATGCTACCAATGCCGAGGCACGCTATAACTACGAAGTGCTGCGCGATTATCTGGCGCGGCGGCCTGATACCCCGCGCATTCCCGAACCATCTCCCAACAACGCTTCCAACCCGAAACCCAAGGAAACAGCGCCAAAGCAGGCAGCCAATCAACCCCGTACGAAGGCCGGCAACGACCGCAAAGGACAGCTTGATGAGCCAAATTTGCCCCCCGATCCGCGAAATTCACCTCAGGACCAAACAGACAAGTCGGGGCAATCCAATAACAATCGGCCGGGAGCTAACCCTGGTAGCCCGGCCCGTGGCGGCTTTCAGCCTGGTGCGGGGGCCGAGCGAAACATAGCCAGCGGCTCAGAACCAGGCAGTGTGCGCGGCCTCAGTGACGAGCCCGGAGGTGCCGAAGCTGCCAGCGGCCGCAGCAAGCGAGCAGGGACCGAAGCAGCGAACCTCGACGAAACCCAACTCCAGACGCAACGGGCACGCTTGCAGCAGATGCAGCTTAGCACGGGCCGCGCCCGCCAAATTCTAGAGTCGTTGGGTGCCGCAGAACAGCAGTACCTGCAACAGCTGCCACGACGGGCGGTTCGTAAGCCGGCCAGCGACAAGCCAGCTTGGTAAGGGCAGCAAAAACGCTGGCAATACACCTCCAGAAAGCGGACGCTACTCGGGTTCTTCGTACTTTTGCGGACCGAAGTCTCGGCTTCGTTTTTCTGATCCACTCCCACTTCCACCCATTTTTATGCAAGTCAAAGAAGTAGTTATTGTTGCCGCCGTGCGTACGCCAATTGGCAGTTTTGGCGGTAGCCTCGCCTCGCTTTCAGCCACCGATTTGGGCGGTATTGCCCTGAAAGGTGCTTTAGAGAAAGCTGGTGTTGATCCGAAGGAAGTACAGCAAGTAATTATGGGCAACGTGATTTCGGCAAACCTAGGCCAAGCACCTGCTCGCCAGGCCGCCAAAAAAGCTGGCTTGCCTGATACTGTAGAATGTACCACCGTTAATAAAGTATGTGCCTCGGGCACCAAGGCCATCATGTTTGCGGCGCAGGCCATTATGCTGGGACAAGCCGACGTAATTTTGGCCGGCGGTATGGAAAGCATGTCTAATGTGCCGTATTATCTCGACAAAGCTCGTTTTGGCGCTAAGTATGGTCATTCGCAGATGATCGACGGCCTGATGAAGGACGGGTTGTGGGACCCCTACAACGACTACGCCATGGGCAACGCGGCGGAGCATACAGCGAAAGAAATGGGCTTTACCCGCGAGCAGCAGGATGCGTTTGCCATTGAAAGCTACACCCGTAGCGCAAACGCAGCCAAAGCCGGTAAAAAGAAGGACGAAATCATTCCTATTACCATCGAGAATCGTGGCAAAACTACCGTTATCGAAGATGATGAGGAATATCTGAAGGTCGATTTCGCCAAAGTAGCCGGTTTGAAGCCTGCATTTACAAAAGACGGCACCGTAACGGCTGCCAACGCTTCTACCCTGAACGATGGCGCCGCTGCGGTCCTCCTTATGAGCCGCGAAAAGGCCGATGAATTGGGCATCAAGCCGTTGGCTCTCATCCGGGGCTTCGCTGATGCTGAGCAGGCACCAGAGTGGTTCACGACTTCTCCTTCCTTGGCTATTCCGAAGGCCTTGAAGCACGCGGGGGTAAATGCCAGCGAGGTGGATTTCTACGAAATTAACGAGGCATTCTCTGTCGTATCGTTGGCTAATAACAAGCTGCTCAACCTGGAAGGCACGAAGGTGAACGTGTACGGCGGCGCCGTATCGCTGGGCCACCCGCTGGGTGCTTC
The window above is part of the Hymenobacter radiodurans genome. Proteins encoded here:
- the ppk1 gene encoding polyphosphate kinase 1, with amino-acid sequence MKLFKSADLIRKSKYISRDLSWLRFNYRVLDQAKDPSRTLFDRLRFMSITCSNLDEFFMIRLGSLYNYIDYGKERIDYSGLREMPFRRKLLDFAHRFVNDQSLTYLNELKPQFEKNGFNILRMDELTELELKKADGYFKNTLFPLLTPMVYDSYHGFPLMMNQMLILGVVTRTEAEGEKGQERLTFVQIPQNLSRFFELTRKDKVIFVPIEEIVRANLPKLFRNVEIESANLFRITRNGDFTLEESDDIDVDFIKEIQVGLKTRKKGRVVRLEVEKDASPVLMTVLKERWKIDNGNVFVINSMIDMKGLLQVIKHPNFRGKAARQPSPVPPLSLPEGAEDNMFEYLKHHDVLLHHPYNSIDPVVRLLERAAEDPHVLGIKQTIYRLADDSRVTAALLKAAENGKHVSVLFEVKARFDEERNIREGAKLEKAGCFVIYGVSKYKTHTKMLMIIRKEGEKVTRYVHLGSGNYNEQTSRIYTDVSLLTTNDVYGHDVSEFFNVITGHSQPDDYEYLITAPKDMRQQLIHLIREEVRNAKKGLPSGIVMKMNSLEDKEMIDEFYRASKAGVPIRFIVRGICCLRPGRPGLSENIEVRSIVGDYLEHSRLFYFHHGGQPKVYAGSADLMVRSFDRRIEALFLIVNPALKREAINILYFNLKDNQNTYLMREDGAYVRRNPSPEEPIFNVHKEFYHRHYAAVSENSLYEEWLTRADVQTDNAASNEGPPLTAPDFPSDADIEDAEMEAELATLNSEIEEELPSGEAPQDV
- the gyrB gene encoding DNA topoisomerase (ATP-hydrolyzing) subunit B, which produces MSETKEKRVPAEYSADSIQVLEGLEAVRKRPSMYIGDTGVKGLHHLVWEVVDNSIDEALAGHCDRIEVTINENNSVTVRDNGRGIPVDFHQKEGRSALEVVMTVLHAGGKFDKDSYKVSGGLHGVGVSCVNALSKDLKVTVRRNGHLYEQEYKIGVPQYPVKQIGDTEEHGTQVEFLPDDTIFSESVYKYETIATRLRELAYLNKGIRITLTDRRDNDVDGKFLYEEFYSEGGLSEFVGYLDAGRTVLMPKPIHVISEKGGTPVEVALQYNDSYQEHIFSYVNNINTIEGGTHVAGFRSALTRTLKAYADKSGMLEKAKVEIQGDDFREGLTAVISVKVQEPQFEGQTKTKLGNSDVSGAVNQAVGEILNQYLEENPKEARIIVEKVILAARARIAARKAREMVQRKTVLGSNSLPGKLADCSESNPEICELYLVEGDSAGGTAKQGRNRAFQAILPLRGKILNVEKAQEHRIYENEEIKNMITALGVSFGTPADVEAGIEADPKGLNITKLRYHKIIIMTDADIDGSHIRTLILTFFFRYMKPLVDNGYIYIALPPLYLVKRGKEERYCWTEQERQTAQDELGRGKPETVNVQRYKGLGEMNAEQLWTTTMQPDTRSLKRVDVESAAEADHLFSMLMGDEVAPRREFIEKNAKYAKLDV
- a CDS encoding T9SS type A sorting domain-containing protein, translated to MAHDGGGFDLDGGCTNSVLQYNYSHDNDGPGYLIAQFPGASPLTDVTIRYNISVNDAQHNNQGSIQLWSSGDNGGIQRASIYNNTIFLSPPANGSRPKAVYVMSGGVSDITLQNNVLHTTGGLSIMSIDGAATNDVRFQGNCYWTDDAEVTMWWGGTRFTTLAAWRAAAGQEQIGAKACGIIANPELIQSGVNPVVAQRTFTTAKYAEVEYTLLPSSSLLGAGLNLRSEFGLATGSRDYFGNPTAPLGTTGNIGASENKNLVLSSQSGSTKALKSWFTAYPTQATEKVYISFAADIIQNKAVDAKLYDMQGRLCRTQNFGRQDTKDAAFSLIGLTAGRYLLRVESGTLSSSQSIIVAN
- a CDS encoding acyltransferase family protein is translated as MAEQSQERIITANSYFPALTGVRAVGAYMVFVYHIVNSDPVSFLSGKSLGIEWLTRLSLEAHIGVTIFFVLSGFLITARYANGLSFTKSWFRRYIQNRFARIYPIYFILTVFTFFIMTHKYSNNWYEWGASFTPLDKVVTIILNATITRAYFSNFVFIGIPTAWTLTVEETFYLSAPFLLLGVRQNAKALYLYPLILLTTGLFLVSFCSRYLPYYGLMAGIDFMLGATFFGRCIEFLMGMGLALWMNKRVEDKDKHSFTHATVYGVTGIITGALLLALIQYFIEKDTPANSYMVFIVNTVLLPIPIVLLFWGLIRERTWLQSILQSRLLILLGKSSYIFYLIHLGAIDFVFTHYVSDHWLARLVAYTLLSITLYHLIEKPMQKLLRAKPLEIKKQTSTAVV
- a CDS encoding VWA domain-containing protein; translation: MALLGPAYGVTQQPVRTAGKDVWLLVDLSRSMDATDVIPSRLQKAKLELSQLINRFQADRIGLLVFAADAFVQCPLTYDQSALRLFISTLQTNLVPVGSTDFVPPLELILARMEATSRPAGSVARATAVVVISDGEDFGENIEPTLRLLARSGVRLFTVGVGTLEGARIPRLSGGGFIRDNKGREAVTRLMPTTLRRLSQQTGGQYFELTDQRNEFPQLVNALNRLEGQAEQVRTVAVADNRYRLPLLLALVLLTLDIIFTVRVIRP
- a CDS encoding acetyl-CoA C-acyltransferase yields the protein MQVKEVVIVAAVRTPIGSFGGSLASLSATDLGGIALKGALEKAGVDPKEVQQVIMGNVISANLGQAPARQAAKKAGLPDTVECTTVNKVCASGTKAIMFAAQAIMLGQADVILAGGMESMSNVPYYLDKARFGAKYGHSQMIDGLMKDGLWDPYNDYAMGNAAEHTAKEMGFTREQQDAFAIESYTRSANAAKAGKKKDEIIPITIENRGKTTVIEDDEEYLKVDFAKVAGLKPAFTKDGTVTAANASTLNDGAAAVLLMSREKADELGIKPLALIRGFADAEQAPEWFTTSPSLAIPKALKHAGVNASEVDFYEINEAFSVVSLANNKLLNLEGTKVNVYGGAVSLGHPLGASGARIVTTLLNVMQNEGGKIGVTGICNGGGGASSIVLEKL